From one bacterium genomic stretch:
- the rpsK gene encoding 30S ribosomal protein S11: MATPTARAKGGRKKTRKMDSLGVIHVKSSFNNTIITATSLGGDVFAWASAGTSGFKGSRKSTPFAAQLAADRCVREAMNLGLKRCEIHLKGPGPGREAAIRSIHATGIEVSGVKDKTSMPHNGCRPKKRRRM, translated from the coding sequence ATGGCTACGCCAACCGCCCGCGCGAAGGGCGGCCGCAAGAAGACTCGGAAGATGGACTCGCTGGGCGTGATCCACGTCAAGTCGAGCTTCAACAACACGATCATCACGGCAACCAGCCTGGGCGGGGACGTCTTCGCCTGGGCGAGCGCCGGCACTTCGGGTTTCAAGGGCAGCCGCAAGAGCACGCCCTTCGCCGCCCAGCTCGCTGCGGATCGCTGCGTGCGCGAGGCGATGAACCTGGGTCTCAAGCGCTGCGAGATCCACCTGAAGGGCCCCGGGCCCGGGCGGGAGGCGGCGATCCGCTCGATCCACGCCACGGGCATCGAGGTGTCGGGCGTCAAGGACAAGACGAGCATGCCCCACAACGGCTGCCGCCCCAAGAAGCGGCGGCGCATGTAA
- the rpmJ gene encoding 50S ribosomal protein L36 codes for MKVRASVKPMCENCKVIRRHGVLRVICKKNPRHKQRQG; via the coding sequence ATGAAGGTCCGAGCCTCGGTCAAGCCGATGTGCGAGAACTGCAAGGTGATTCGCCGCCATGGCGTGCTGCGGGTCATCTGCAAGAAGAACCCCCGGCACAAGCAGCGCCAGGGTTAG
- the rpsM gene encoding 30S ribosomal protein S13 translates to MARIQGVDLPANKRIVVGLTYIYGVGRSTSQKVLARTGISPDLRVKNLTEEQSALLRDELNKPEYRTEGTLRTEISMNIKRLMDIGCYRGLRHRKGLPVHGQRTKTNARTRKGPKARPGAKKRGR, encoded by the coding sequence TTGGCCCGAATCCAAGGCGTTGATCTGCCGGCCAACAAGCGGATCGTCGTCGGTCTGACCTACATCTACGGGGTGGGCCGCAGCACGAGCCAGAAGGTCCTGGCGCGGACGGGCATCAGCCCGGATCTGCGCGTGAAGAACCTGACGGAGGAGCAGTCCGCCCTGCTGCGGGACGAGCTGAACAAGCCGGAGTACCGCACCGAGGGCACCTTGCGCACCGAGATCTCCATGAACATCAAGCGGCTCATGGACATTGGCTGCTATCGGGGCCTGCGTCACCGCAAGGGTCTACCGGTGCACGGCCAGCGGACCAAGACCAACGCCCGCACGCGCAAGGGCCCCAAGGCCCGTCCCGGCGCGAAGAAGCGCGGTCGCTAG
- the infA gene encoding translation initiation factor IF-1, whose product MAKQGAISVEGTVIEALSNAMFRVELENNHTVLAHVAGKMRMHLIRILPGDKVTVELSPYDLTRGRIVYRYK is encoded by the coding sequence GTGGCCAAGCAAGGTGCCATCTCGGTGGAAGGAACCGTGATCGAGGCGCTCTCGAACGCCATGTTTCGCGTCGAGCTCGAGAACAACCACACGGTCCTCGCCCACGTAGCTGGCAAGATGCGCATGCACCTGATCCGCATCCTGCCGGGAGACAAGGTGACGGTGGAACTCTCGCCCTACGATCTGACTCGGGGGCGCATCGTCTACCGGTACAAGTAG
- the rpsD gene encoding 30S ribosomal protein S4 codes for MARYRGPKHKISRRFGENIFETDKNPLDKRPYPPGQHGRNRRRKTSEYGLQLAEKQKVKYMYGVLERQFRRYFKEAARRQGVTGTNLLKMLEARLDNFVFRAGFAATRPQARQFVSHGHFLVNGQAVNIPSYELKPGDRVSLRQKSRSNPFILESIKKRAARGRVPYVSFDETAFESTYLNEPERGDMPVNVQEQLIVELYSK; via the coding sequence ATGGCGCGCTATCGTGGCCCGAAGCACAAGATCAGTCGACGCTTCGGCGAGAACATCTTCGAAACCGACAAGAACCCGCTCGACAAGCGGCCCTATCCGCCCGGTCAGCACGGGCGCAATCGCCGCCGCAAGACGTCCGAGTACGGGCTCCAGCTGGCCGAGAAGCAGAAGGTGAAGTACATGTACGGCGTCCTCGAACGCCAATTCCGGCGCTACTTCAAGGAAGCGGCGCGGCGGCAGGGCGTGACGGGCACGAACCTGCTCAAGATGCTCGAGGCGCGGCTGGACAACTTCGTCTTCCGGGCGGGCTTCGCGGCGACGCGCCCGCAGGCGCGGCAGTTCGTGAGCCACGGGCACTTCCTGGTCAACGGCCAGGCGGTGAACATCCCGAGCTACGAGCTGAAGCCCGGCGACCGAGTCAGCTTGCGGCAGAAGAGCCGGAGCAACCCCTTCATTCTGGAGTCCATCAAGAAGCGGGCTGCGCGCGGACGGGTACCCTACGTCAGCTTCGACGAGACCGCGTTCGAGAGCACCTACCTGAACGAGCCGGAGCGCGGGGACATGCCCGTGAACGTTCAGGAGCAGCTGATCGTCGAGCTCTACTCGAAATAG